CTCGCTCTTGCAGAACATCGTCTCATTTTCCAAGGGAGCGATTTCCGAGCTGTCTGCAGAGTCTATAAAGAGGATTGAGACGATAGATTCTCCAGTAGATATAAAGGTCTTTGTAACAACTACATGCCCTTACTGTCCGAAGGCAGTTCTTACAGCGCATAATATCGCGATGGTCAACAAAAACGTGACGGCCTACATGGTCGAGGCAAACGAGTTCCAGGAACTGTCAAAGAAGTACGGTGTCTCATCCGTTCCGCAGATCGTTATAAATGACAAGGTGACCTTTGTCGGAGCTTATCCAGAAGGACAGTTTGTTGATCAAGTAATGAAGGCCGTTTGAGGAGGCGTGAAATGTCGTTTTTCGAACTTGGGAGCGCGAAGAAATCAGATCTTAAAGAATATTACGATGTCGCGATTATTGGAGGCGGTCCAGGTGGAATTACAGCGGGAATATACGCTGTCCAGGCTGGTCTCAAACCAATAATCGTTGAGAAAGCTCTAGATGGCGGTCAGATTAACAACACCCAGTCTGTTGAGAATTGGACGGGGTTCACAAGCATCAGCGGAATGGAACTGAGCGAGAAGATGGCAGATCACGCAA
This sequence is a window from Mesotoga infera. Protein-coding genes within it:
- a CDS encoding glutaredoxin; protein product: MAKLLPDNITKQVKEIFSNMEGSVKALLFKSEKNCDYCSTAEQMLKELSELETKISYEVHELDSEMAGKYSVELAPSTILLTPDGDDKGVRFLGIPAGHEFGSLLQNIVSFSKGAISELSAESIKRIETIDSPVDIKVFVTTTCPYCPKAVLTAHNIAMVNKNVTAYMVEANEFQELSKKYGVSSVPQIVINDKVTFVGAYPEGQFVDQVMKAV